One genomic window of Quercus robur chromosome 6, dhQueRobu3.1, whole genome shotgun sequence includes the following:
- the LOC126732772 gene encoding zeaxanthin epoxidase, chloroplastic, whose protein sequence is MASTVLCNSINSNSTLVFSRTHFPVLVSKDFPVEFPPYVHFNHHFKTRTNRHQRKLVQVKAQVAEAPTVSPPTLSDVEPRKKLRLLVAGGGIGGLVFALAAKKKGFEVVVFEKDLSAIRGEGQYRGPIQIQSNALAALEAIDLDVAEEVMNTGCITGDRINGLVDGISGNWYVKFDTFTPAAERGLPVTRVISRMALQQILAHAVGEDVIINGSNVTKFEDNGDKVTVMLEDGQSYEGDLLVGADGIWSKVRKNLFGPKEAVYSGYTCYTGIADFVPADIETVGYRVFLGHKQYFVSSDVGAGKMQWYAFHEEAPGGVDSPRGKKERLLKIFGGWCDNVIDLILATDEDAILRRDIYDRIPILTWGKGRVTLLGDSVHAMQPNMGQGGCMAIEDGYQLAVELDKSWKESSESGTPIDVVTSLKRYENARKLRVAIIHGLARMAALMASTYKPYLGIGLGPLSFLTKFRIPHPGRVGGRVFIDLAMPLMLSWVLGGNSSKLEGRSLSCRLSDKANDQLRQWFEDDDALERATNGEWCLLPCGNETGISQPICLSRDESNPCIIGSIVHKDLPGMSIAISLPQVSEMHARISYKDGAFFVTDLRSEHGTWITDIEERRYRIPQNFPTQFHPSDVIEIGSDKKARFRVKVLRTSPKDAAVDSGIPQTV, encoded by the exons ATGGCTTCCACTGTCCTTTGCAACTCAATCAACTCGAACTCCACCTTAGTTTTTTCAAGAACCCACTTCCCAGTTCTCGTTTCCAAAGACTTCCCAGTAGAATTCCCACCTTATGTACACTTTAACCACCACTTCAAAACCAGAACAAACCGGCACCAGAGGAAGCTGGTGCAAGTCAAAGCCCAAGTGGCAGAGGCCCCAACCGTGTCACCACCAACGCTAAGCGATGTGGAGCCACGAAAGAAGCTTCGGTTACTTGTGGCTGGAGGTGGGATTGGTGGGCTGGTTTTTGCTTTGGCTGCAAAGAAGAAGGGGTTTGAGGTGGTGGTGTTTGAGAAGGATTTGAGTGCTATAAGAGGGGAGGGTCAGTATAGGGGTCCAATTCAGATACAGAGTAATGCTTTGGCTGCTTTGGAAGCTATTGATTTGGATGTTGCTGAGGAGGTTATGAACACTGGGTGCATTACTGGGGATAGGATTAATGGCCTTGTTGATGGGATTTCTGGTAATTG GTACGTCAAGTTTGACACATTCACTCCTGCAGCAGAACGAGGGCTTCCTGTCACAAGAGTTATAAGCAGAATGGCCTTGCAACAAATTCTTGCTCATGCAGTCGGGGAAGATGTCATTATAAATGGCAGTAATGTCACTAAATTCGAGGATAATGGAGATAAG GTTACTGTGATGCTTGAGGATGGACAAAGTTATGAAGGTGACCTTCTGGTTGGAGCTGATGGTATATGGTCAAAG GTGAGAAAGAATTTATTTGGACCAAAGGAAGCTGTTTACTCGGGCTACACTTGTTATACTGGTATTGCAGATTTTGTGCCTGCTGACATTGAAACTGTTGG GTACCGAGTATTTTTGGGACACAAACAATACTTCGTTTCTTCAGATGTGGGTGCAGGAAAAATGCAGTGGTATGCATTTCATGAGGAAGCACCTGGTGGGGTTGATAGTCCTCGTG GTAAAAAGGAAAGGCTGCTTAAAATATTTGGGGGCTGGTGTGATAATGTAATAGATCTGATACTTGCCACAGATGAAGATGCAATTCTTCGACGTGACATATATGATCGTATACCAATTTTAACTTGGGGAAAGGGTCGTGTGACCTTGCTTGGGGATTCTGTCCATGCTATGCAGCCAAATATGGGTCAAGGGGGATGCATGGCCATTGAG GATGGTTATCAACTTGCAGTGGAGCTTGATAAATCATGGAAAGAAAGTAGTGAATCAGGAACTCCTATTGATGTTGTTACTTCTCTTAAGAG ATATGAGAATGCTAGAAAATTACGTGTTGCCATTATTCATGGATTGGCAAGAATGGCTGCACTTATGGCTTCAACTTACAAGCCTTACTTGGGCATAGGACTCGGCCCATTGTCG TTTTTGACGAAGTTTAGGATACCACATCCAGGGAGAGTTGGAGGGAGAGTTTTTATTGACCTGGCAATGCCCTTGATGCTAAGTTGGGTCCTTGGTGGTAACAG CTCAAAACTTGAAGGAAGGTCACTATCCTGCAGACTCTCAGACAAA GCAAATGATCAGTTACGCCAATGGTTTGAAGATGATGATGCATTGGAGCGTGCCACTAATGGAGA GTGGTGTTTGTTGCCATGTGGAAATGAAACAGGCATTTCACAACCTATTTGTTTAAGCAGAGATGAGAGCAATCCCTGCATTATAGG GAGCATAGTACACAAGGACCTCCCAGGGATGTCGATAGCTATATCCTTGCCACAG GTTTCTGAAATGCATGCACGTATTAGTTATAAGGATGGTGCCTTCTTCGTGACTGACTTGCGAAGTGAACATGGTACCTGGATCACAGA TATTGAAGAGAGACGGTATCGGATACCTCAAAATTTTCCTACTCAATTCCATCCATCAGATGTTATTGAGATTGGTTCTGATAAGAAG GCAAGATTTCGAGTTAAGGTATTGAGGACTTCTCCAAAGGATGCAGCAGTGGATAGTGGAATCCCCCAGACGGTGTGA